Proteins from a genomic interval of Geodermatophilus obscurus DSM 43160:
- a CDS encoding protein jag has translation MSAPQHPTEPAGLTSEATSGAVLSPVPADGGVPAQPDLPDPDDDGADSAIEPADVVDDDGADLLVREGDVAGDYLERLLDILDVDGDIDLDVEGDRASVAIVGGDLADLVGTDGAVLEALQELTRLAVAQSTGVRSRLMLDISGFRARRRADLTSLAAETARRVASSGQPERLSAMNPFERKVVHDVIAGISGVHSESEGEEPNRRVVVLPDR, from the coding sequence ATGAGCGCCCCACAGCACCCCACCGAGCCGGCCGGTCTCACCAGTGAGGCCACCTCCGGCGCGGTCCTGAGCCCGGTGCCCGCCGACGGCGGGGTCCCGGCGCAGCCGGACCTGCCCGACCCCGACGACGACGGCGCGGACTCCGCTATCGAGCCGGCGGACGTGGTCGACGACGACGGCGCCGACCTGCTGGTCCGTGAGGGCGACGTCGCCGGTGACTACCTGGAGCGGCTGCTCGACATCCTCGACGTGGACGGCGACATCGACCTCGACGTCGAGGGCGACCGGGCGTCGGTGGCGATCGTCGGCGGCGACCTCGCGGACCTGGTGGGTACCGACGGTGCGGTCCTCGAGGCGCTGCAGGAGCTCACCCGGCTCGCCGTCGCCCAGTCCACCGGCGTGCGCAGCCGGCTGATGCTCGACATCAGCGGCTTCCGTGCCCGGCGCCGGGCCGACCTGACCTCGCTGGCCGCCGAGACGGCCCGCCGGGTCGCGTCCAGCGGGCAGCCGGAGCGGCTCTCGGCGATGAACCCGTTCGAGCGCAAGGTCGTGCACGACGTCATCGCCGGGATCTCCGGCGTGCACAGCGAGTCGGAGGGCGAGGAGCCCAACCGTCGCGTCGTGGTGCTGCCGGATCGGTGA